Proteins encoded together in one Capricornis sumatraensis isolate serow.1 chromosome 3, serow.2, whole genome shotgun sequence window:
- the SLC4A3 gene encoding anion exchange protein 3 isoform X3, with protein sequence MANGVIPPPGGASPLPQVRVPLEEPPLSPDMEEDDDLGKTLAVSRFGDLISKPPAWDPEKPSRSYSERDFEFHRHTSHHTHHPLSARLPPPHKLRRLPPTSARQTRRKRKKEKTSAPPSEGTPPIQEEGGAGVDEEEEEEEEEGESEAEPAEPPPPGSPPKAKFSIGSDEDDSPGLSGRAAFTKPLPSVGPSSDKSPQHSVSSPSPRARVSRVTGEKGRPWSPSASYDLRERLCPGSALGGPGGPEQQVPTDEAEAQMLGSADLDDMKSHRLEDNPGVRRHLVKKPSRTQSGRGSASGLAPVLRRKKKQQQLDRRPHEVFVELNELMLDRSQEPHWRETARWIKFEEDVEEETERWGKPHVASLSFRSLLELRRTIAHGAALLDLEQTTLPGIAHLVVETMIVSDQIRPEDRASVLRTLLLKHSHPNDDKDSGFFPRNASSSSVNSVLGNHHPTPSHGPDGAVPTMADDLGEPAPLWPHDPEAKEKPLHMPGGDGHRGKSLKLLEKIPEDAEATVVLVGCVPFLEQPAAAFVRLNEAVLLESVLEVPVPVRFLFVMLGPSHTSTDYHELGRSIATLMSDKLFHEAAYQADDRQDLLSAISEFLDGSIVIPPSEVEGRDLLRSVAAFQRELLRKRREREQTKAELTTQGGYVAPGKELSMELGSSEAAPDDDPLLRTGSVFGGLVRDVKRRYPHYPSDLRDALHSQCVAAVLFIYFAALSPAITFGGLLGEKTEGLMGVSELIVSTAVLGVLFSLLGAQPLLVVGFSGPLLVFEEAFFKFCRAQDLEYLTGRVWVGLWLVVFVLALVAAEGSFLVRYISPFTQEIFAFLISLIFIYETFHKLYKVFTEHPLLPFYPPEGALEAELDLNASALPPTEGPPGPRNQPNTALLSLILMLGTFLIAFFLRKFRNSRFLGGKARRIIGDFGIPISILVMVLVDYSITDTYTQKLTVPTGLSVTSPSKRTWFIPPLGSARPFPPWMMVAAAVPALLVLILIFMETQITALIVSQKARRLLKGSGFHLDLLLIGSLGGLCGLFGLPWLTAATVRSVTHVNALTVMRTAIAPGDKPQIQEVREQRVTGVLIASLVGLSIVMGAVLRRIPLAVLFGIFLYMGVTSLSGIQLSQRLLLILMPAKHHPEQPYVTKVKTWRMHLFTCIQLGCIALLWVVKSTAASLAFPFVLLLTVPLRRCLLPRLFQDRELQALDSEDAEPNFDEDGQDEYNELHMPV encoded by the exons ATGGCCAACGGAGTGATCCCGCCACCCGGGGGCGCCTCCCCCCTACCCCAG GTCCGGGTGCCCTTGGAGGAGCCACCTCTGAGTCCAGACATGGAGGAGGACGATGACTTGGGCAAGACCTTGGCTGTGAGCAGGTTTGGGGACCTCATCAGCAAGCCCCCGGCCTGGGACCCCGAGAAGCCCAGCCGCAGCTACAGCGAGCGGGACTTTGAGT TTCACCGACACACATCCCACCACACCCACCACCCGCTCTCGGCGCGCCTGCCTCCACCCCACAAGCTGCGGCGACTGCCCCCCACCTCTGCTCGGCAgaccaggaggaagaggaagaaagagaaaacctcTGCTCCCCCCTCCGAGGGGACCCCTCCCATCCAGGAGGAGGGGGGAGCCGGAgtggatgaggaggaggaggaagaggaagaagagggggaATCTGAGGCTGAACCTGcggagcccccacccccagggtccCCACCGAAAGCAAAG TTCTCCATTGGAAGTGACGAGGATGACAGTCCTGGCCTCTCCGGGAGGGCTGCCTTCACCAAGCCCCTGCCCTCAGTGGGCCCAAGCTCGGACAAGAGCCCCCAGCACTCCGTCAG CTCTCCTAGTCCCCGGGCCCGCGTCTCCCGAGTCACCGGAGAGAAGGGCCGACCGTGGAGCCCGTCGGCCAGCTATGACCTGAGGGAGCGGCTGTGCCCAGGCAGTGCCCTGGGCGGCCCGGGCGGCCCGGAGCAGCAGGTGCCCACTGACGAGGCGGAGGCCCAGATGCTGGGCTCTGCAGACCTGGATGATATGAAGA GTCACCGGCTGGAGGACAACCCTGGCGTGCGGCGGCACCTGGTCAAGAAGCCATCTCGGACGCAGAGTGGGAGGGGCAGCGCCAGTGGCCTGGCCCCCGTCCTGCGCAGGaagaagaagcagcagcagctggaccgGCGGCCCCATGAG GTGTTTGTGGAGCTGAATGAGCTGATGCTGGATCGCAGCCAGGAGCCCCACTGGCGGGAGACGGCCCGCTGGATCAAGTTTGAGGAGGATGTGGAGGAAGAGACGGAGCGCTGGGGGAAGCCCCACGTGGCCTCGCTCTCCTTCCGAAGCCTGCTGGAACTCAGGAGGACCATAGCCCACG GGGCTGCCCTTCTCGACCTGGAGCAGACCACTCTGCCAGGCATCGCACACCTCGTGGTGGAGACTATGATTGTGTCTGACCAGATCCGGCCGGAGGACAGGGCCAGTGTCCTTCGCACTCTGCTGCTGAAACACAG CCATCCCAATGATGACAAGGACAGTGGCTTCTTTCCCCGAAATGCGTCCAGCTCCAGTGTGAACTCGGTCCTAGGGAATCACCACCCAACCCCCAGCCATGGCCCTGACGGTGCAGTGCCCACCATGGCTGATGACCTGGGGGAGCCAGCCCCACTCTGGCCTCACGACCCTGAGGCCAAGGAG AAGCCCCTGCACATGCCTGGGGGAGATGGTCACCGGGGGAAAAGCCTGAAGCTGCTGGAGAAGATCCCTGAAGATGCTGAGGCTACTGTTGTGCTCGTGG GCTGTGTGCCTTTCTTGGAGCAGCCAGCGGCCGCCTTTGTGCGCCTGAACGAGGCCGTACTCTTGGAGTCTGTGCTTGAGGTCCCCGTGCCAGTTCGCTTCCTCTTCGTGATGCTTGGGCCAAGCCACACCAGCACCGACTATCATGAGCTTGGGCGCTCCATTGCCACCCTCATGTCTGACAAG CTGTTCCACGAGGCTGCCTACCAGGCGGACGACCGGCAGGACCTCCTGAGCGCCATCAGCGAGTTCCTGGATGGCAGCATCGTGATCCCCCCATCCGAGGTGGAAGGCCGAGACCTGCTGCGCTCTGTGGCTGCCTTCCAGCGCGAGCTGCTCAGAAAGCGCCGGGAGCGTGAGCAGACCAAAGCCGAGCTGACCACCCAGGGTGGCTACGTGGCCCCCGGGAAAG AACTGTCGATGGAACTGGGGAGCTCTGAGGCCGCCCCTGATGATGACCCCCTGCTGCGGACTGGCTCGGTGTTTGGGGGGCTTGTCCGGGACGTGAAGCGCCGGTACCCGCACTACCCCAGCGACCTGCGGGACGCCCTGCACTCCCAGTGTGTGGCCGCCGTGCTCTTCATCTACTTCGCTGCCCTCAGCCCCGCCATCACCTTCGGGGGGCTGCTag GGGAGAAGACAGAGGGGCTGATGGGTGTGTCTGAGCTGATCGTGTCCACGGCTGTGCTTGGCGTCCTCTTTTCTCTGCTGGGGGCCCAGCCGCTGCTCGTGGTCGGCTTCTCGGGGCCACTGCTCGTCTTCGAAGAAGCCTTCTTCAAG TTCTGCCGGGCCCAGGACTTGGAGTATCTCACGGGCCGTGTGTGGGTTGGCCTCTGGCTGGTGGTCTTCGTCCTCGCCCTAGTGGCCGCGGAAGGCAGCTTCCTGGTCCGCTACATCTCACCTTTCACCCAGGAGATCTTCGCCTTCCTCATCTCGCTCATTTTCATCTATGAGACCTTCCACAAGCTCTACAAG GTGTTCACGGAGCACCCACTGCTGCCATTCTACCCCCCTGAGGGAGCCCTGGAGGCGGAGCTGGACCTGAATGCGAGTGCCCTGCCCCCCACCGAGGGGCCGCCGGGCCCCAGGAACCAGCCCAACACGGCTCTGCTGTCCCTCATCCTCATGCTGGGGACCTTCCTCATCGCCTTCTTCCTGCGCAAGTTCAGAAACAGCCGCTTCCTGGGTGGCAAG GCTCGCCGCATCATCGGGGACTTTGGCATCCCAATTTCCATTCTGGTGATGGTCCTGGTGGATTACTCCATCACAGACACCTACACACAG AAGCTGACGGTGCCCACGGGGCTCTCGGTGACCTCCCCCAGCAAGCGCACGTGGTTCATCCCGCCCCTGGGCAGTGCGCGTCCTTTCCCGCCCTGGATGATGGTGGCGGCCGCTGTGCCTGCACTCCTGGTCCTCATCCTGATCTTCATGGAGACGCAGATCACTGC GCTCATCGTTAGCCAGAAGGCACGGAGGCTGCTCAAAGGCTCTGGCTTCCACCTGGACCTGCTTCTGATCGGCTCCCTGGGTGGGCTCTGTGGCTTGTTTGGGTTGCCCTGGCTCACGGCCGCCACCGTCCGCTCGGTGACCCACGTGAACGCGCTGACCGTTATGCGCACTGCCATTGCGCCCGGTGACAAGCCCCAGATCCAGGAAGTTCGGGAGCAGCGGGTCACTGGAGTGCTCATCGCCAGCCTTGTAG gtCTGTCCATCGTCATGGGGGCTGTGCTACGTCGGATCCCACTGGCCGTGCTCTTTGGGATTTTCCTGTACATGGGGGTCACATCGCTGTCTGGTATCCAGCTGTCCCAGCGTCTATTGCTCATCCTCATGCCGGCAAAACACCATCCCGAACAGCCCTACGTGACCAAG GTGAAGACCTGGCGGATGCACCTCTTTACGTGCATTCAGCTGGGCTGCATCGCACTGCTCTGGGTGGTCAAGTCCACGGCGGCCTCACTCGCCTTTCCCTTCGTGCTGCTGCTCACAGTGCCTCTGAGGCGTTGCCTTCTGCCCCGGCTCTTCCAGGACAGGGAGCTGCAGGCG CTGGACTCTGAAGATGCTGAACCAAACTTTGATGAAGATGGCCAGGACGAGTACAACGAACTTCATATGCCCGTGTGA
- the SLC4A3 gene encoding anion exchange protein 3 isoform X1, with protein MANGVIPPPGGASPLPQVRVPLEEPPLSPDMEEDDDLGKTLAVSRFGDLISKPPAWDPEKPSRSYSERDFEFHRHTSHHTHHPLSARLPPPHKLRRLPPTSARQTRRKRKKEKTSAPPSEGTPPIQEEGGAGVDEEEEEEEEEGESEAEPAEPPPPGSPPKAKFSIGSDEDDSPGLSGRAAFTKPLPSVGPSSDKSPQHSVSPVPSWGRAGEPPHLAHRCRASPTSSRLPCCLLSSPSPRARVSRVTGEKGRPWSPSASYDLRERLCPGSALGGPGGPEQQVPTDEAEAQMLGSADLDDMKSHRLEDNPGVRRHLVKKPSRTQSGRGSASGLAPVLRRKKKQQQLDRRPHEVFVELNELMLDRSQEPHWRETARWIKFEEDVEEETERWGKPHVASLSFRSLLELRRTIAHGAALLDLEQTTLPGIAHLVVETMIVSDQIRPEDRASVLRTLLLKHSHPNDDKDSGFFPRNASSSSVNSVLGNHHPTPSHGPDGAVPTMADDLGEPAPLWPHDPEAKEKPLHMPGGDGHRGKSLKLLEKIPEDAEATVVLVGCVPFLEQPAAAFVRLNEAVLLESVLEVPVPVRFLFVMLGPSHTSTDYHELGRSIATLMSDKLFHEAAYQADDRQDLLSAISEFLDGSIVIPPSEVEGRDLLRSVAAFQRELLRKRREREQTKAELTTQGGYVAPGKELSMELGSSEAAPDDDPLLRTGSVFGGLVRDVKRRYPHYPSDLRDALHSQCVAAVLFIYFAALSPAITFGGLLGEKTEGLMGVSELIVSTAVLGVLFSLLGAQPLLVVGFSGPLLVFEEAFFKFCRAQDLEYLTGRVWVGLWLVVFVLALVAAEGSFLVRYISPFTQEIFAFLISLIFIYETFHKLYKVFTEHPLLPFYPPEGALEAELDLNASALPPTEGPPGPRNQPNTALLSLILMLGTFLIAFFLRKFRNSRFLGGKARRIIGDFGIPISILVMVLVDYSITDTYTQKLTVPTGLSVTSPSKRTWFIPPLGSARPFPPWMMVAAAVPALLVLILIFMETQITALIVSQKARRLLKGSGFHLDLLLIGSLGGLCGLFGLPWLTAATVRSVTHVNALTVMRTAIAPGDKPQIQEVREQRVTGVLIASLVGLSIVMGAVLRRIPLAVLFGIFLYMGVTSLSGIQLSQRLLLILMPAKHHPEQPYVTKVKTWRMHLFTCIQLGCIALLWVVKSTAASLAFPFVLLLTVPLRRCLLPRLFQDRELQALDSEDAEPNFDEDGQDEYNELHMPV; from the exons ATGGCCAACGGAGTGATCCCGCCACCCGGGGGCGCCTCCCCCCTACCCCAG GTCCGGGTGCCCTTGGAGGAGCCACCTCTGAGTCCAGACATGGAGGAGGACGATGACTTGGGCAAGACCTTGGCTGTGAGCAGGTTTGGGGACCTCATCAGCAAGCCCCCGGCCTGGGACCCCGAGAAGCCCAGCCGCAGCTACAGCGAGCGGGACTTTGAGT TTCACCGACACACATCCCACCACACCCACCACCCGCTCTCGGCGCGCCTGCCTCCACCCCACAAGCTGCGGCGACTGCCCCCCACCTCTGCTCGGCAgaccaggaggaagaggaagaaagagaaaacctcTGCTCCCCCCTCCGAGGGGACCCCTCCCATCCAGGAGGAGGGGGGAGCCGGAgtggatgaggaggaggaggaagaggaagaagagggggaATCTGAGGCTGAACCTGcggagcccccacccccagggtccCCACCGAAAGCAAAG TTCTCCATTGGAAGTGACGAGGATGACAGTCCTGGCCTCTCCGGGAGGGCTGCCTTCACCAAGCCCCTGCCCTCAGTGGGCCCAAGCTCGGACAAGAGCCCCCAGCACTCCGTCAG CCCAGTCCCaagctgggggagggcaggggaaccCCCTCACCTGGCCCATCGCTGTCGAGCTTCCCCGACAAGTTCAAGGCTGCCGTGTTGCCTCCTCAGCTCTCCTAGTCCCCGGGCCCGCGTCTCCCGAGTCACCGGAGAGAAGGGCCGACCGTGGAGCCCGTCGGCCAGCTATGACCTGAGGGAGCGGCTGTGCCCAGGCAGTGCCCTGGGCGGCCCGGGCGGCCCGGAGCAGCAGGTGCCCACTGACGAGGCGGAGGCCCAGATGCTGGGCTCTGCAGACCTGGATGATATGAAGA GTCACCGGCTGGAGGACAACCCTGGCGTGCGGCGGCACCTGGTCAAGAAGCCATCTCGGACGCAGAGTGGGAGGGGCAGCGCCAGTGGCCTGGCCCCCGTCCTGCGCAGGaagaagaagcagcagcagctggaccgGCGGCCCCATGAG GTGTTTGTGGAGCTGAATGAGCTGATGCTGGATCGCAGCCAGGAGCCCCACTGGCGGGAGACGGCCCGCTGGATCAAGTTTGAGGAGGATGTGGAGGAAGAGACGGAGCGCTGGGGGAAGCCCCACGTGGCCTCGCTCTCCTTCCGAAGCCTGCTGGAACTCAGGAGGACCATAGCCCACG GGGCTGCCCTTCTCGACCTGGAGCAGACCACTCTGCCAGGCATCGCACACCTCGTGGTGGAGACTATGATTGTGTCTGACCAGATCCGGCCGGAGGACAGGGCCAGTGTCCTTCGCACTCTGCTGCTGAAACACAG CCATCCCAATGATGACAAGGACAGTGGCTTCTTTCCCCGAAATGCGTCCAGCTCCAGTGTGAACTCGGTCCTAGGGAATCACCACCCAACCCCCAGCCATGGCCCTGACGGTGCAGTGCCCACCATGGCTGATGACCTGGGGGAGCCAGCCCCACTCTGGCCTCACGACCCTGAGGCCAAGGAG AAGCCCCTGCACATGCCTGGGGGAGATGGTCACCGGGGGAAAAGCCTGAAGCTGCTGGAGAAGATCCCTGAAGATGCTGAGGCTACTGTTGTGCTCGTGG GCTGTGTGCCTTTCTTGGAGCAGCCAGCGGCCGCCTTTGTGCGCCTGAACGAGGCCGTACTCTTGGAGTCTGTGCTTGAGGTCCCCGTGCCAGTTCGCTTCCTCTTCGTGATGCTTGGGCCAAGCCACACCAGCACCGACTATCATGAGCTTGGGCGCTCCATTGCCACCCTCATGTCTGACAAG CTGTTCCACGAGGCTGCCTACCAGGCGGACGACCGGCAGGACCTCCTGAGCGCCATCAGCGAGTTCCTGGATGGCAGCATCGTGATCCCCCCATCCGAGGTGGAAGGCCGAGACCTGCTGCGCTCTGTGGCTGCCTTCCAGCGCGAGCTGCTCAGAAAGCGCCGGGAGCGTGAGCAGACCAAAGCCGAGCTGACCACCCAGGGTGGCTACGTGGCCCCCGGGAAAG AACTGTCGATGGAACTGGGGAGCTCTGAGGCCGCCCCTGATGATGACCCCCTGCTGCGGACTGGCTCGGTGTTTGGGGGGCTTGTCCGGGACGTGAAGCGCCGGTACCCGCACTACCCCAGCGACCTGCGGGACGCCCTGCACTCCCAGTGTGTGGCCGCCGTGCTCTTCATCTACTTCGCTGCCCTCAGCCCCGCCATCACCTTCGGGGGGCTGCTag GGGAGAAGACAGAGGGGCTGATGGGTGTGTCTGAGCTGATCGTGTCCACGGCTGTGCTTGGCGTCCTCTTTTCTCTGCTGGGGGCCCAGCCGCTGCTCGTGGTCGGCTTCTCGGGGCCACTGCTCGTCTTCGAAGAAGCCTTCTTCAAG TTCTGCCGGGCCCAGGACTTGGAGTATCTCACGGGCCGTGTGTGGGTTGGCCTCTGGCTGGTGGTCTTCGTCCTCGCCCTAGTGGCCGCGGAAGGCAGCTTCCTGGTCCGCTACATCTCACCTTTCACCCAGGAGATCTTCGCCTTCCTCATCTCGCTCATTTTCATCTATGAGACCTTCCACAAGCTCTACAAG GTGTTCACGGAGCACCCACTGCTGCCATTCTACCCCCCTGAGGGAGCCCTGGAGGCGGAGCTGGACCTGAATGCGAGTGCCCTGCCCCCCACCGAGGGGCCGCCGGGCCCCAGGAACCAGCCCAACACGGCTCTGCTGTCCCTCATCCTCATGCTGGGGACCTTCCTCATCGCCTTCTTCCTGCGCAAGTTCAGAAACAGCCGCTTCCTGGGTGGCAAG GCTCGCCGCATCATCGGGGACTTTGGCATCCCAATTTCCATTCTGGTGATGGTCCTGGTGGATTACTCCATCACAGACACCTACACACAG AAGCTGACGGTGCCCACGGGGCTCTCGGTGACCTCCCCCAGCAAGCGCACGTGGTTCATCCCGCCCCTGGGCAGTGCGCGTCCTTTCCCGCCCTGGATGATGGTGGCGGCCGCTGTGCCTGCACTCCTGGTCCTCATCCTGATCTTCATGGAGACGCAGATCACTGC GCTCATCGTTAGCCAGAAGGCACGGAGGCTGCTCAAAGGCTCTGGCTTCCACCTGGACCTGCTTCTGATCGGCTCCCTGGGTGGGCTCTGTGGCTTGTTTGGGTTGCCCTGGCTCACGGCCGCCACCGTCCGCTCGGTGACCCACGTGAACGCGCTGACCGTTATGCGCACTGCCATTGCGCCCGGTGACAAGCCCCAGATCCAGGAAGTTCGGGAGCAGCGGGTCACTGGAGTGCTCATCGCCAGCCTTGTAG gtCTGTCCATCGTCATGGGGGCTGTGCTACGTCGGATCCCACTGGCCGTGCTCTTTGGGATTTTCCTGTACATGGGGGTCACATCGCTGTCTGGTATCCAGCTGTCCCAGCGTCTATTGCTCATCCTCATGCCGGCAAAACACCATCCCGAACAGCCCTACGTGACCAAG GTGAAGACCTGGCGGATGCACCTCTTTACGTGCATTCAGCTGGGCTGCATCGCACTGCTCTGGGTGGTCAAGTCCACGGCGGCCTCACTCGCCTTTCCCTTCGTGCTGCTGCTCACAGTGCCTCTGAGGCGTTGCCTTCTGCCCCGGCTCTTCCAGGACAGGGAGCTGCAGGCG CTGGACTCTGAAGATGCTGAACCAAACTTTGATGAAGATGGCCAGGACGAGTACAACGAACTTCATATGCCCGTGTGA
- the SLC4A3 gene encoding anion exchange protein 3 isoform X2 has product MANGVIPPPGGASPLPQVRVPLEEPPLSPDMEEDDDLGKTLAVSRFGDLISKPPAWDPEKPSRSYSERDFEFHRHTSHHTHHPLSARLPPPHKLRRLPPTSARQTRRKRKKEKTSAPPSEGTPPIQEEGGAGVDEEEEEEEEEGESEAEPAEPPPPGSPPKAKFSIGSDEDDSPGLSGRAAFTKPLPSVGPSSDKSPQHSVSSRLPCCLLSSPSPRARVSRVTGEKGRPWSPSASYDLRERLCPGSALGGPGGPEQQVPTDEAEAQMLGSADLDDMKSHRLEDNPGVRRHLVKKPSRTQSGRGSASGLAPVLRRKKKQQQLDRRPHEVFVELNELMLDRSQEPHWRETARWIKFEEDVEEETERWGKPHVASLSFRSLLELRRTIAHGAALLDLEQTTLPGIAHLVVETMIVSDQIRPEDRASVLRTLLLKHSHPNDDKDSGFFPRNASSSSVNSVLGNHHPTPSHGPDGAVPTMADDLGEPAPLWPHDPEAKEKPLHMPGGDGHRGKSLKLLEKIPEDAEATVVLVGCVPFLEQPAAAFVRLNEAVLLESVLEVPVPVRFLFVMLGPSHTSTDYHELGRSIATLMSDKLFHEAAYQADDRQDLLSAISEFLDGSIVIPPSEVEGRDLLRSVAAFQRELLRKRREREQTKAELTTQGGYVAPGKELSMELGSSEAAPDDDPLLRTGSVFGGLVRDVKRRYPHYPSDLRDALHSQCVAAVLFIYFAALSPAITFGGLLGEKTEGLMGVSELIVSTAVLGVLFSLLGAQPLLVVGFSGPLLVFEEAFFKFCRAQDLEYLTGRVWVGLWLVVFVLALVAAEGSFLVRYISPFTQEIFAFLISLIFIYETFHKLYKVFTEHPLLPFYPPEGALEAELDLNASALPPTEGPPGPRNQPNTALLSLILMLGTFLIAFFLRKFRNSRFLGGKARRIIGDFGIPISILVMVLVDYSITDTYTQKLTVPTGLSVTSPSKRTWFIPPLGSARPFPPWMMVAAAVPALLVLILIFMETQITALIVSQKARRLLKGSGFHLDLLLIGSLGGLCGLFGLPWLTAATVRSVTHVNALTVMRTAIAPGDKPQIQEVREQRVTGVLIASLVGLSIVMGAVLRRIPLAVLFGIFLYMGVTSLSGIQLSQRLLLILMPAKHHPEQPYVTKVKTWRMHLFTCIQLGCIALLWVVKSTAASLAFPFVLLLTVPLRRCLLPRLFQDRELQALDSEDAEPNFDEDGQDEYNELHMPV; this is encoded by the exons ATGGCCAACGGAGTGATCCCGCCACCCGGGGGCGCCTCCCCCCTACCCCAG GTCCGGGTGCCCTTGGAGGAGCCACCTCTGAGTCCAGACATGGAGGAGGACGATGACTTGGGCAAGACCTTGGCTGTGAGCAGGTTTGGGGACCTCATCAGCAAGCCCCCGGCCTGGGACCCCGAGAAGCCCAGCCGCAGCTACAGCGAGCGGGACTTTGAGT TTCACCGACACACATCCCACCACACCCACCACCCGCTCTCGGCGCGCCTGCCTCCACCCCACAAGCTGCGGCGACTGCCCCCCACCTCTGCTCGGCAgaccaggaggaagaggaagaaagagaaaacctcTGCTCCCCCCTCCGAGGGGACCCCTCCCATCCAGGAGGAGGGGGGAGCCGGAgtggatgaggaggaggaggaagaggaagaagagggggaATCTGAGGCTGAACCTGcggagcccccacccccagggtccCCACCGAAAGCAAAG TTCTCCATTGGAAGTGACGAGGATGACAGTCCTGGCCTCTCCGGGAGGGCTGCCTTCACCAAGCCCCTGCCCTCAGTGGGCCCAAGCTCGGACAAGAGCCCCCAGCACTCCGTCAG TTCAAGGCTGCCGTGTTGCCTCCTCAGCTCTCCTAGTCCCCGGGCCCGCGTCTCCCGAGTCACCGGAGAGAAGGGCCGACCGTGGAGCCCGTCGGCCAGCTATGACCTGAGGGAGCGGCTGTGCCCAGGCAGTGCCCTGGGCGGCCCGGGCGGCCCGGAGCAGCAGGTGCCCACTGACGAGGCGGAGGCCCAGATGCTGGGCTCTGCAGACCTGGATGATATGAAGA GTCACCGGCTGGAGGACAACCCTGGCGTGCGGCGGCACCTGGTCAAGAAGCCATCTCGGACGCAGAGTGGGAGGGGCAGCGCCAGTGGCCTGGCCCCCGTCCTGCGCAGGaagaagaagcagcagcagctggaccgGCGGCCCCATGAG GTGTTTGTGGAGCTGAATGAGCTGATGCTGGATCGCAGCCAGGAGCCCCACTGGCGGGAGACGGCCCGCTGGATCAAGTTTGAGGAGGATGTGGAGGAAGAGACGGAGCGCTGGGGGAAGCCCCACGTGGCCTCGCTCTCCTTCCGAAGCCTGCTGGAACTCAGGAGGACCATAGCCCACG GGGCTGCCCTTCTCGACCTGGAGCAGACCACTCTGCCAGGCATCGCACACCTCGTGGTGGAGACTATGATTGTGTCTGACCAGATCCGGCCGGAGGACAGGGCCAGTGTCCTTCGCACTCTGCTGCTGAAACACAG CCATCCCAATGATGACAAGGACAGTGGCTTCTTTCCCCGAAATGCGTCCAGCTCCAGTGTGAACTCGGTCCTAGGGAATCACCACCCAACCCCCAGCCATGGCCCTGACGGTGCAGTGCCCACCATGGCTGATGACCTGGGGGAGCCAGCCCCACTCTGGCCTCACGACCCTGAGGCCAAGGAG AAGCCCCTGCACATGCCTGGGGGAGATGGTCACCGGGGGAAAAGCCTGAAGCTGCTGGAGAAGATCCCTGAAGATGCTGAGGCTACTGTTGTGCTCGTGG GCTGTGTGCCTTTCTTGGAGCAGCCAGCGGCCGCCTTTGTGCGCCTGAACGAGGCCGTACTCTTGGAGTCTGTGCTTGAGGTCCCCGTGCCAGTTCGCTTCCTCTTCGTGATGCTTGGGCCAAGCCACACCAGCACCGACTATCATGAGCTTGGGCGCTCCATTGCCACCCTCATGTCTGACAAG CTGTTCCACGAGGCTGCCTACCAGGCGGACGACCGGCAGGACCTCCTGAGCGCCATCAGCGAGTTCCTGGATGGCAGCATCGTGATCCCCCCATCCGAGGTGGAAGGCCGAGACCTGCTGCGCTCTGTGGCTGCCTTCCAGCGCGAGCTGCTCAGAAAGCGCCGGGAGCGTGAGCAGACCAAAGCCGAGCTGACCACCCAGGGTGGCTACGTGGCCCCCGGGAAAG AACTGTCGATGGAACTGGGGAGCTCTGAGGCCGCCCCTGATGATGACCCCCTGCTGCGGACTGGCTCGGTGTTTGGGGGGCTTGTCCGGGACGTGAAGCGCCGGTACCCGCACTACCCCAGCGACCTGCGGGACGCCCTGCACTCCCAGTGTGTGGCCGCCGTGCTCTTCATCTACTTCGCTGCCCTCAGCCCCGCCATCACCTTCGGGGGGCTGCTag GGGAGAAGACAGAGGGGCTGATGGGTGTGTCTGAGCTGATCGTGTCCACGGCTGTGCTTGGCGTCCTCTTTTCTCTGCTGGGGGCCCAGCCGCTGCTCGTGGTCGGCTTCTCGGGGCCACTGCTCGTCTTCGAAGAAGCCTTCTTCAAG TTCTGCCGGGCCCAGGACTTGGAGTATCTCACGGGCCGTGTGTGGGTTGGCCTCTGGCTGGTGGTCTTCGTCCTCGCCCTAGTGGCCGCGGAAGGCAGCTTCCTGGTCCGCTACATCTCACCTTTCACCCAGGAGATCTTCGCCTTCCTCATCTCGCTCATTTTCATCTATGAGACCTTCCACAAGCTCTACAAG GTGTTCACGGAGCACCCACTGCTGCCATTCTACCCCCCTGAGGGAGCCCTGGAGGCGGAGCTGGACCTGAATGCGAGTGCCCTGCCCCCCACCGAGGGGCCGCCGGGCCCCAGGAACCAGCCCAACACGGCTCTGCTGTCCCTCATCCTCATGCTGGGGACCTTCCTCATCGCCTTCTTCCTGCGCAAGTTCAGAAACAGCCGCTTCCTGGGTGGCAAG GCTCGCCGCATCATCGGGGACTTTGGCATCCCAATTTCCATTCTGGTGATGGTCCTGGTGGATTACTCCATCACAGACACCTACACACAG AAGCTGACGGTGCCCACGGGGCTCTCGGTGACCTCCCCCAGCAAGCGCACGTGGTTCATCCCGCCCCTGGGCAGTGCGCGTCCTTTCCCGCCCTGGATGATGGTGGCGGCCGCTGTGCCTGCACTCCTGGTCCTCATCCTGATCTTCATGGAGACGCAGATCACTGC GCTCATCGTTAGCCAGAAGGCACGGAGGCTGCTCAAAGGCTCTGGCTTCCACCTGGACCTGCTTCTGATCGGCTCCCTGGGTGGGCTCTGTGGCTTGTTTGGGTTGCCCTGGCTCACGGCCGCCACCGTCCGCTCGGTGACCCACGTGAACGCGCTGACCGTTATGCGCACTGCCATTGCGCCCGGTGACAAGCCCCAGATCCAGGAAGTTCGGGAGCAGCGGGTCACTGGAGTGCTCATCGCCAGCCTTGTAG gtCTGTCCATCGTCATGGGGGCTGTGCTACGTCGGATCCCACTGGCCGTGCTCTTTGGGATTTTCCTGTACATGGGGGTCACATCGCTGTCTGGTATCCAGCTGTCCCAGCGTCTATTGCTCATCCTCATGCCGGCAAAACACCATCCCGAACAGCCCTACGTGACCAAG GTGAAGACCTGGCGGATGCACCTCTTTACGTGCATTCAGCTGGGCTGCATCGCACTGCTCTGGGTGGTCAAGTCCACGGCGGCCTCACTCGCCTTTCCCTTCGTGCTGCTGCTCACAGTGCCTCTGAGGCGTTGCCTTCTGCCCCGGCTCTTCCAGGACAGGGAGCTGCAGGCG CTGGACTCTGAAGATGCTGAACCAAACTTTGATGAAGATGGCCAGGACGAGTACAACGAACTTCATATGCCCGTGTGA